AAACCTAATAGTGAATGTGTGACTATCTTGCAGTGTGACTCAAACTGCTGCCTATGCTACAAAGCAGGAATTGACCATAACCTCCTTTGTTGTTTCTGGGACTGCTCTTGCATAGTCCCCAGGTAATTCTGGACCTCAGTGGTGACTGACAAGAGTGAAGATGTTTGGTCCTTGACAGATTTGGGAAGAGACATGTTCTCCTAAGGCTTCTTTGTTTTGCAGAATTCTTATATATCttctgtttgcttgcttttagtCCTACAGGTTTTTctaactttttctttcagctgtaaTTTGATCTCACTTGCATGGTAAAAGCAAAGGTGCTAAAAgctagactttttttttttcccccaggtttTTAAGCTATTGCtaataattgttttgttttctgttacaaGCTGATATTTAGTGAACAAGACCATTTCTGAAAGATTGCAGGATAGGTAATTGGCTCAGGTGTAGGTAGGAAGGTGGACCTTGTGTGAGACAAATTAGACATAGTAGTGAGGTGCAATGTTTCAATAGATAGAATCATAAAGCTATTTCACATCTAACTGTAGAAAGCtaactcatttttcttctgctgcttgaaaaaaaaatcgtAGTTTCAATGAACAGGCCTTGAAAAAATGTTAGTGAAAACATCTACTTTTTTCTCATgtatccatttttattttcagaggtAGATGCTGCAGAATGGGGTAAATTTCTTCATACCAAAAATAAGGTATGTTAACTCTCTTGATGAAGTAGCAGTGTCAAAAATGTTAACATTGTTATCTCTTCCCTTGACTTTCCTGAAAAGATGATGTTTATTGGCATTATTATACTGCCGTACTATATGGCAGAATATTGAggattttgtgttttgctttttatgacTAGAAAACTTTTGAAAACGTGAGATGTCTGTTGTGCAGGTCATTGATTCTGACAAGTTATCATAGTCCTTTTTGGGTTACTTTGATTATTCTATTTTGTGCACTGCAAAATTAGAATGGACATCACCAAAGACAAGGATAGGTATAAGCACAAGTCATTTCAGTCCGTTGAAGAATTGGCTACTTCAGAGGTTTATTAGGAAGctgtgaaaaagaaggaagagccTCATGTGCATCAGAGTCAAGGAGCAGAAACTGAGATGACCTGGCACTTCAGGAAGAGAGTCAAAGCTTAATTCTTGCTTGAAGACAATCATATTTTTGTTGGCAGATAAATTATCCAAGtgttttttactttaaactgATTTCCTCCGTTCCCGCCTTCTAGGCAGTGCTAGAAATTGAAGGAAAGCTAGAGAGGAATACAGAGGGAATCAGTGAGTGGAAGGGTAGCTCTGTGCTAGCCTCTTTTGTGTTGGTGGCAGGAGAACAGTTTCTACAGGAGCggaacattttgaaaatttggCCTTTGCCCTCTTCAAGATGAGAAGTTGTTTAGGCTACTTGTTGCTCATTCACTTCAAAGGATTGCAACTAGACTCGAAATGGAATGAAGTGTTTGGAGTTCTCTGTAGTTGGATACAAATTAACAACTTGTGTCTGACATTGGTTATAAGTGGTAATAACTGCCATCTCATAGAGCTAGTCAATAGATTAAATTCCAATTTCTATCATTTTTAGCACTGATGAGTCCTGTTAGCATCAGTTTAAGGGCTACtagtaattattattatttttttaatattctgtatACTGAGAGAATTTTTCACCATCCCTTGGAAAAGAGAGCATTATTTTGCAGTTAAGTAAGTGAATGCTGTCttggattttttaaacttttttttcttcccttagaTCTATACAGATTTTGATGAAATTCGTcaggaaatagaaaatgaaacagaaaggaTTTCAGGAAACAATAAGGTAAATCCTGTACTGTCCATCTGTTGTCTTGCTATTGATTTTCTTGCTGCTAAACCTTTCTCAAAGAGTTTTGGCAGCTAGGACTGAAAAGCACTTAATGTGTGCTAATGAAGAGCACAGGAATGCTGCTTGCTATCTTGAGATTTTTTCACTGTGTTCATGGATAAATTACTTCAGTTAAAAGATAGAGAATTGTTGCTTTACTTCAAGATTCTGTAATTaaagtgtgaaaaataaactttcagttaaacttgcttttatttttctacataCCTAGCTTTACGTGTAATTATAAAATTGGTTGCTGCCGAAGACATAAGAATTGGTTGACAgatgtttggctttttttccttgctgtgtgTTTTAAGGTGTGTGGTGAAAGAAAGTCTTCGTGGCGTGAAACTACAACCTATAGATTTTCATATGACAAATTTAAATAATCAAGGGCAGTAATTATTCCTTCTTATTAATGTATTTCTAGGGGATCAGTCCTGAACCGATTCATCTTAAGATTTTTTCAGCTAATGTTGTAAATCTGACTCTTGTGGACTTACCTGGAATGACAAAGGTAAGATGCAGAATGCTCTTCTTCTGACTCAGTGTGTGTTTTTGAACAAGGTGTGCCTGGTCACTCTTTGCCATTGTTCTGCACTGTTAGATAAACTGCTTTCCTAGGGTTAAGTAGTGTTATATAAATTTGATATGTCACTGTCTTCTGGGGTAAGATTTGGGTTTCTGATGCACTTTGCTGATGCCAGAGATAGATTTGCTTatgttttccctctttctgcATAGAAGTGATGGTAGGTGTGTGGTCTGCACGTTCCTTTCCATAGGAGAGGTAGCACTCCAGGTCTCAGAGCTGTACCTGCAGGTGGATGAGTATTGGGCAGCTTGGAACATCTCTGCCACATTGCTTCTCCAGGAGTTGCTACATGTATTTTGTGCAAGAGGCTGTCTAAAATGAGGATATCCTAAGAGAAATATTCAGGTCCTGCCTGTTCAGGTTACATATGGAATAATTTTCTGAGACGTGAAGAAGACAAGATGACTTCTTTCCCTGCCCATGCACTCACACTTACTGCATTCTGCCAGTTATGCACGTGGTTCTTGGACACCAACCCTCATGCGGGCGTAAAGACAGAATTTTGAGCCGTTCCatattgtttttttctctaggTGCCTGTTGGTGATCAGCCTAAAGACATTGAACTTCAAATAAGAGAACTCATCCTTCAGTTCATCAGCAACCCAAATTCCATTATCCTGGCAGTCACGGCTGCTAACACAGACATGGCCACTTCCGAAGCGCTGAAAATAGCTCGGGAGGTGGATCCAGATGGTAAGCACCAAGGCTAACTGGGTGCTGTAATTcaactgctttttaaaactcaGTCCTAAAATATAACTGAAGTTGTTTGGGCAAAATATAGTAAGAGAAGTAAATGTCACCACATTTCCTAGAAAATATAAGTTTTATATTTGCTTAAAGACTTCTTGCTGCAGTTTCTGCTACTCAAGAGAATGCTGGGATAAATCAGTATAACTGATAGATTTCTGGCTTGCCAGCAGGCCAAGTAACTGTTTTAATAGTCATGGAGTCACTTCTGTTTCCACAGCAGCAAAATGGTGTTGAGAATGTTGTGGGTTTTCAGAGTTTTACTAGTTTGGAGTGGTCTGTTTGGGCAATTTCATGCTTTATTGTCCAACACTGTTTCCTTTGGCTGAGAAAATATGCCACCCTGCAGCTAGTAATTGACTGTATAGCTGATAGTTTAGTGACCTTTAGTAAGGATAAGATGAATTTTGGTGCCCTGTATTTATGTGGGAGAACTGACTGATTTAATGGAGTAGGAAGATTATCGTTTTATATTTACCTAAGGACTTGGAAACAGATCTGAAGCTACTGGCTGCCTGCTTCTTGCTTTTGCAAAGTGCTGTTGGTACTGTTGTCTAGCAAATGGCACTGTATGATTTGAATGAACATGGATTAATACACTTTGAAAATAAGCATACAGAAATTAGATTAAAATTTAGTGTTGGTACCCTCGATTTTTTTTTCCGTAAGATGTTAACTCTTTCTTCTTGATTGTTTGCAAACTCCAAGTCTGCTTTGGCTTGTCTGCCACATAACCTTGAGGGAAAACCTCTTGGCAGTCTGCTCAGTTAAACTGTCCTGGTTCAAGATATCAGACTCCTTTTATTTTACTCCTGTAAAAATGATCGACAGTGTCTTTTGTATCACTTCCCAAAATTCTAAAACTTAAAGGTCTAGTGGCAGATCATGTTGCAGGTTCAGCAGGAGTAATGCTATATAGTGAGAACCTACAGTAGCAAAATAGCTACACTCACATGTAAGTTTCAAGACCCAAGAACTTactgattttactgagatgctgGTTTAATTTCTTAGATGCAAAAAGTGtgttatattttaaagaaaaagttcttGGCACATTCTTTTTCAGACCAAGAGCTCAGGAAATAATAAGGTCCCAGACAAATCTTGTATGTGTTAGCCTACTGGTTTAGATGGGCAGTATTTACCTATTTAATGAATTTAGGTCTCTAATTCTCCACTTTGCTGAATGATGAGTTTTAGTTACTCTGATCAAATCAGAACATCCCTGtgagtgttttccttttggtaGGTCGAAGAACCCTTGCTGTTATCACAAAGCTGGATCTCATGGATGCTGGCACTGATGCTATGGATGTGCTCATGGGAAGAGTGATTCCAGTCAAACTTGGCATCATTGGAGTAGTGAATAGGTCTGTGTGGGCACACATTGgtgctatttttaaaactgtgttaATATGAAGTAATGCTTCTGCTTTTTTAGCCATGAATATAGTTTTAAGAATAAGGTGACAATGTTGAAATAAACTTCTGAATAAACAAGTGAGAAGTTTGATGCTCACTTCTCAAAAGCCTTTGTTCTTCCACACAACCAACTGCTAATGCAGAGAGGAGTAGAGACACTTCTAAAAGAACTAGTGTCACCACTTCTGCTGTTGTCCTTCAGCTTGAGGGATGCTTCTGTCAGCTGTTCACATTAGCTCTGATCCAGCACAGGTCCTGTATATGTTAGACCTAACTGCATATGGCTGTGGTATtgtttgctgtggtttttttacattACTTAGGTCAAATCCCATGTActtttgataaaataattgcttAGTCTGTGTATAGATGCTACCAATACCTATTTGTTGACTATGCTGCAtggagaaacaaataaaaacctttaAAGTCTAAGGAAGGTGAGTTGTTAAATGTTCTgtccagaaaagcagaagtgtaAATTACTTTTACTTTGCATCCATTAACTAGTGTATAACTCTGCCTTTTGCCTTCAGGAGTCAGTTGGATATTAACAATAAGAAGAGTGTGGCTGATGCCATTCGTGATGAGTATGGGtttcttcaaaagaaatatCCTTCCCTCGCCAATCGAAATGGAACCAAGTATCTTGCTAGAACACTGAACAGGTATTAACTGAAGATACAAACTGATGTGTTAGACATATATGCAGACCTTTCTTTTTACCCTTAGTGTCTCTTTTGGTGCTGTACAGTAATGCATTAAGGAAAACTCTGGTTGCAAACTCTGTTTCTCTCAGTTTCTGTATTTACTGTAATTTTCCCAAgtaaatgttttccttcagtGGTTATTTTGTGTCTCATCTCTGTTTTGATGGAGATGATAAAGCTGAAACTTTTCCTCCCTTCTAATGAGGgattgttttctatttttaggTTGCTGATGCATCATATCAGGGATTGCTTGCCAGAACTGAAAACCAGAATTAATGTTTTAGCTGCCCAGTACCAGTCTCTACTGAACAGCTATGGGGAACCTGTTGAAGACAAAAGTGCTACTTTATTGCAGCTGATCACCAAATTTGCCACAGAATATTGTAATACTATTGAAGGAACAGCAAAATACATAGAGACTTCAGAGCTGTAAGTATAAATGTTTTCCTGGAATATTGACTGAGTGGTTAGGTTGACCCCGTGGCTCTTACTGGCTCTCACTACTGGCAGTATTACTACACTGGACTATAACATACGCAAAAATGTTTGAACCCAAGCAActgttaaaaaatgttttcaatgaGAACTTTCTTCTTATTTGCTACTTCAgttgttattttcttctttcagatgTGGTGGAGCCAGAATCTGCTATATTTTTCATGAGACTTTTGGAAGAACTTTAGAATCTGTTGACCCTCTGGGTGGCCTTAACACAATTGACATTCTGACTGCCATTAGAAATGCCACTGTGAGtgttcttctgtatttttgttgtgGCTGTATATTAGATAGGAAGCTAAGGTTTAATTCTGTGTAAGGGGCACAACTTTGAAATGGTTCAGTGTTTTCCTGACAGATGTGGTTTCTTGCTAGTATGGAAATTGGCGTTGCTGAGAATTTACAGAGTAAGGccactttaaaatttttcagtaTATAATGTTCACGCCTTGAAGCTTGACTTTGGATGTCAGACATGTGAGTCTGCTTTTGTACTGTGTGTGGACAAACAGGCAAGTTTCTGCATGGTCCTGGAGCATGAGGTACTCCATAGCAATGATCTATGTGTATGTTCCTATCCTGttaatgtaaaatgtaaaaataagaTTTAGAAAGATGTCATATTTCGGGTCAAAAATGTTGTATGTGTAGCTAAGCATTGGTCTGTACAGTCATAAATGAAATTACTCCGAACACTAAAACCCACCTATCTTGTTGGTGTGGTATTATATGCCCAAGACTGTCCAATAAACAATGGcaatttttcctctgtgaaattagaaagaaaatgtctttgcCTCTGTAGTAGATTTCATCTAAATGTGGATccacaaacatgaaaaaacattGTTCAGATTTGTAAGGTTAAGTGACATGAGTGGGTAGAAATCTCCAAGATTCTATAAGGATGCTGGTTAATCATTGTTTAATACATTCTATCTTAAAGATAGCAACTTatagctttaatttttaaatattcttgtAACGTATTTTACTCCTGAGACGTGTTCTGAGTGTCACTGTGATCTGATTCATTCTGAGCCTTATCAGATACTACTTCTTAGAAATGCATCTTGTTTTATACACAATTCAGcatctttttccctccttttgaACCAGGGTCCCCGTCCTGCCTTGTTTGTTCCTGAAGTTTCCTTTGAGTTGCTGGTAAAAAGGCAAATCAAACGTTTGGAAGAACCGAGCTTGCGCTGTGTGGAGCTGGTTCATGAGGAAATGCAGAGGATTATCCAGCATTGTAGTAATTACAGCACACAGGTAAAAACGCATGCTTTAGACTTGGGTTTGTACTTACtggcatgtgtgtgtgtgtgattacATGCTTTAAAACTTCTGGAAGTCTCACCAGTAAAATTCTGGCTTGTTTTTAGGAATTACTGAGGTTTCCTAAACTACATGATGCCATAGTTGAAGTAGTAACCTGTCTTTTGCGTAGGAGACTTCCTGTCACAAATGAAATGGTAAGTTTCCATCTGCTGTAATTTTACTGGTAAAAGGGCATGTTTTCTGGAGTCTTGATGCTTCTGTTTGCAGAGTCAGGAACCCAAGTTATTAAAGGAATCTTAACTTATCTGTTAAATTGATAGCTAATTAATATGTATACATTTTGAACTGTATTTTATATTAGAGTATAGATACATAAAAAACAAGAGTGGGCTTGGGGTTAAGCATATTGTCCCCTATGTTTCAATTTCCCAAGAAGAACTGAACATATTCTAGTCTTCCTTATATAGGTTATTTCTCTCCCTTCTAAGAGAAGCTGTGTATTTACAGTAGAGTTTGGGATGCAGGGgtgaaaattaaattgcaatccttattttgtgtttcagagGCTTGTAATGCCCTTTAGCTAGTGAAAACTAAAAGTTCAACGTCTACCtttatataaattttttaatgttaaagtTTAATTTGGGCTGCCTGTTGGGGAGTAAAGAGTGTTTCAGTATATGACTCTGCATTTgatgtgaaaagcaaaaattgttTTGTATATGTGCTATCCCTCATAGTGAGCCATCTCCCTCTGGTCCACATATTGTATGTAGGTGGTTTGTTGCTGTGTGGTCATTTGCTATGGGCAGTTAGGCTGTGCTTGCTAGCATTGTAGGTCATTACTCTGCACTGGCATTAGATTTACTCCCTGAATTTTTGATCTGGGAATGTTGTGGGATTTGCAGTGATCTGGGATTGCATTGCAGGTTCATAATCTGGTGGCCATTGAGTTAGCTTATATCAATACCAAACATCCAGACTTCGCCGATGCCTGTGGGTTAATGAATAACAACATAGAGGTAAGAAAGTATGTTCTCTTAAAAAGTTTCTTGTCTCTTTAAGTGAAAGTGAAGTTGATAAAATAACAAATGCTTCAATTTCTTTCATTGAAGCAGATTTCTACATTTAGAGGCATTAGAAATGTGATGAATTGTGAATATGGTGTATACTCTAGTGATCCATGGATTTGTTAATTTCTATTGCATATTACATTCAGGATCACTGGTTGATACTTCACTGAAAGGTTTCTGCCTATTTTTTAGTCTGGAAAATAAGATGG
This sequence is a window from Hirundo rustica isolate bHirRus1 chromosome 4, bHirRus1.pri.v3, whole genome shotgun sequence. Protein-coding genes within it:
- the DNM1L gene encoding dynamin-1-like protein isoform X2; translation: MEALIPVINKLQDVFNTVGADIIQLPQIVVVGTQSSGKSSVLESLVGRDLLPRGTGVVTRRPLILQLVHVSPEDGRKGAGDENEVDAAEWGKFLHTKNKIYTDFDEIRQEIENETERISGNNKGISPEPIHLKIFSANVVNLTLVDLPGMTKVPVGDQPKDIELQIRELILQFISNPNSIILAVTAANTDMATSEALKIAREVDPDGRRTLAVITKLDLMDAGTDAMDVLMGRVIPVKLGIIGVVNRSQLDINNKKSVADAIRDEYGFLQKKYPSLANRNGTKYLARTLNRLLMHHIRDCLPELKTRINVLAAQYQSLLNSYGEPVEDKSATLLQLITKFATEYCNTIEGTAKYIETSELCGGARICYIFHETFGRTLESVDPLGGLNTIDILTAIRNATGPRPALFVPEVSFELLVKRQIKRLEEPSLRCVELVHEEMQRIIQHCSNYSTQELLRFPKLHDAIVEVVTCLLRRRLPVTNEMVHNLVAIELAYINTKHPDFADACGLMNNNIEEQRRNRLARELPSTVSRDKSTKAPGALAPASQETVTAASAEADGKPPAVGADVAQESGTGSWRGMLKPSKAEEVSAEEKSKPAAALPASPQKGHAVNLLDVPVPVARKLSAREQRDCEVIERLIKSYFLIVRKNIQDSVPKAVMHFLVNHVKDTLQSELVGQLYKSLLLDDLLTESEDMAQRRKEAADMLKALQRASQIIAEIRETHLW
- the DNM1L gene encoding dynamin-1-like protein isoform X1 → MEALIPVINKLQDVFNTVGADIIQLPQIVVVGTQSSGKSSVLESLVGRDLLPRGTGVVTRRPLILQLVHVSPEDGRKGAGDENDPATWKNPRHLAKEVDAAEWGKFLHTKNKIYTDFDEIRQEIENETERISGNNKGISPEPIHLKIFSANVVNLTLVDLPGMTKVPVGDQPKDIELQIRELILQFISNPNSIILAVTAANTDMATSEALKIAREVDPDGRRTLAVITKLDLMDAGTDAMDVLMGRVIPVKLGIIGVVNRSQLDINNKKSVADAIRDEYGFLQKKYPSLANRNGTKYLARTLNRLLMHHIRDCLPELKTRINVLAAQYQSLLNSYGEPVEDKSATLLQLITKFATEYCNTIEGTAKYIETSELCGGARICYIFHETFGRTLESVDPLGGLNTIDILTAIRNATGPRPALFVPEVSFELLVKRQIKRLEEPSLRCVELVHEEMQRIIQHCSNYSTQELLRFPKLHDAIVEVVTCLLRRRLPVTNEMVHNLVAIELAYINTKHPDFADACGLMNNNIEEQRRNRLARELPSTVSRDKSTKAPGALAPASQETVTAASAEADGKPPAVGADVAQESGTGSWRGMLKPSKAEEVSAEEKSKPAAALPASPQKGHAVNLLDVPVPVARKLSAREQRDCEVIERLIKSYFLIVRKNIQDSVPKAVMHFLVNHVKDTLQSELVGQLYKSLLLDDLLTESEDMAQRRKEAADMLKALQRASQIIAEIRETHLW
- the DNM1L gene encoding dynamin-1-like protein isoform X3, with translation MEALIPVINKLQDVFNTVGADIIQLPQIVVVGTQSSGKSSVLESLVGRDLLPRGTGVVTRRPLILQLVHVSPEDGRKGAGDENDPATWKNPRHLAKEVDAAEWGKFLHTKNKIYTDFDEIRQEIENETERISGNNKGISPEPIHLKIFSANVVNLTLVDLPGMTKVPVGDQPKDIELQIRELILQFISNPNSIILAVTAANTDMATSEALKIAREVDPDGRRTLAVITKLDLMDAGTDAMDVLMGRVIPVKLGIIGVVNRSQLDINNKKSVADAIRDEYGFLQKKYPSLANRNGTKYLARTLNRLLMHHIRDCLPELKTRINVLAAQYQSLLNSYGEPVEDKSATLLQLITKFATEYCNTIEGTAKYIETSELCGGARICYIFHETFGRTLESVDPLGGLNTIDILTAIRNATGPRPALFVPEVSFELLVKRQIKRLEEPSLRCVELVHEEMQRIIQHCSNYSTQELLRFPKLHDAIVEVVTCLLRRRLPVTNEMVHNLVAIELAYINTKHPDFADACGLMNNNIEEQRRNRLARELPSTVSRDKPPAVGADVAQESGTGSWRGMLKPSKAEEVSAEEKSKPAAALPASPQKGHAVNLLDVPVPVARKLSAREQRDCEVIERLIKSYFLIVRKNIQDSVPKAVMHFLVNHVKDTLQSELVGQLYKSLLLDDLLTESEDMAQRRKEAADMLKALQRASQIIAEIRETHLW
- the DNM1L gene encoding dynamin-1-like protein isoform X4 — protein: MEALIPVINKLQDVFNTVGADIIQLPQIVVVGTQSSGKSSVLESLVGRDLLPRGTGVVTRRPLILQLVHVSPEDGRKGAGDENEVDAAEWGKFLHTKNKIYTDFDEIRQEIENETERISGNNKGISPEPIHLKIFSANVVNLTLVDLPGMTKVPVGDQPKDIELQIRELILQFISNPNSIILAVTAANTDMATSEALKIAREVDPDGRRTLAVITKLDLMDAGTDAMDVLMGRVIPVKLGIIGVVNRSQLDINNKKSVADAIRDEYGFLQKKYPSLANRNGTKYLARTLNRLLMHHIRDCLPELKTRINVLAAQYQSLLNSYGEPVEDKSATLLQLITKFATEYCNTIEGTAKYIETSELCGGARICYIFHETFGRTLESVDPLGGLNTIDILTAIRNATGPRPALFVPEVSFELLVKRQIKRLEEPSLRCVELVHEEMQRIIQHCSNYSTQELLRFPKLHDAIVEVVTCLLRRRLPVTNEMVHNLVAIELAYINTKHPDFADACGLMNNNIEEQRRNRLARELPSTVSRDKPPAVGADVAQESGTGSWRGMLKPSKAEEVSAEEKSKPAAALPASPQKGHAVNLLDVPVPVARKLSAREQRDCEVIERLIKSYFLIVRKNIQDSVPKAVMHFLVNHVKDTLQSELVGQLYKSLLLDDLLTESEDMAQRRKEAADMLKALQRASQIIAEIRETHLW